Proteins encoded in a region of the Zea mays cultivar B73 chromosome 2, Zm-B73-REFERENCE-NAM-5.0, whole genome shotgun sequence genome:
- the LOC100382535 gene encoding Zinc finger CCCH domain-containing protein 28 → MASAEIPNSSPDATNPAAAAATATATATGPDISSSPPLPPRKRRLSPSSSPTRSASRSRSPRSRSPRGRRSRSRSRSRSRSRSRSPQYPPDGKRQRHNDLTVEACRDFLRDRCTRSDLECRYAHPHNSASVDRDNKVTACADSLRNNCFRGMTCRYYHPPPQIQEQLLRSIGMEDPNVKTQICRDFTRGKCSRSANECRFLHHSSVEDAAIVCQDFLRGQCNRIACRYSHVVAHPVPPMSHVPMPYPEMLYMPPPPPPPLGVPMMGPPPSPFADNKNRVEVCRDFLKNMCNRESCRFLHPGTHTAAASANVEVCRDFKRGECNRPACRFLHPYTS, encoded by the exons ATGGCCTCCGCCGAAATCCCCAACTCCAGCCCTGATGCCACcaaccccgccgccgccgccgccaccgccaccgccactgCCACCGGCCCCGACATCTCCTCTTCGCCGCCACTCCCGCCGCGGAAGCGCCGCCTTTCGCCTTCCTCATCTCCCACGCGCTCCGCGTCACGCTCTCGGTCGCCCCGCTCCCGCTCCCCGCGCGGCCGCCGCTCCCGCTCCCGCagccggagccggagccggagccgcagccgcagcccgcAGTACCCGCCCGACGGCAAGCGGCAGCGGCACAACGACCTTACCGTGGAGGCGTGCCGCGACTTCCTGCGCGATAGGTGCACCCGCTCCGACCTCGAGTGCAGATACGCGCACCCTCACAACTCAGCTTCCGTCGACCG GGACAACAAGGTGACGGCGTGCGCGGATTCTCTTAGGAACAATTGCTTCCGGGGGATGACATGCCGTTACTACCACCCCCCTCCACAAATCCAGGA GCAATTGCTGAGATCAATTGGTATGGAAGATCCAAATGTGAAGACG CAGATCTGCAGAGATTTTACACGTGGGAAGTGTTCAAGGTCAGCAAATGAGTGCCGATTCTTGCACCATTCATCTGTTGAAGATGCTGCAATT GTTTGCCAAGATTTTTTGCGTGGACAATGCAATCGCATAGCATGTAGGTACTCTCAtgtagtagcacatccggtgccaCCAATGAGCCATGTTCCTATGCCATACCCTGAGATG CTTTacatgccaccaccaccaccaccacctcttGGAGTACCAATGATGGGGCCTCCGCCTTCACCATTTGCTG ATAATAAGAACAGGGTTGAAGTTTGTAGGGACTTCTTGAAGAACATGTGCAATAGAGAATCCTGCCGGTTTTTACACCCTGGGACACATACA
- the LOC100382535 gene encoding zinc finger CCCH domain-containing protein 28 isoform X2 — protein sequence MASAEIPNSSPDATNPAAAAATATATATGPDISSSPPLPPRKRRLSPSSSPTRSASRSRSPRSRSPRGRRSRSRSRSRSRSRSRSPQYPPDGKRQRHNDLTVEACRDFLRDRCTRSDLECRYAHPHNSASVDRDNKVTACADSLRNNCFRGMTCRYYHPPPQIQEQLLRSIGMEDPNVKTICRDFTRGKCSRSANECRFLHHSSVEDAAIVCQDFLRGQCNRIACRYSHVVAHPVPPMSHVPMPYPEMLYMPPPPPPPLGVPMMGPPPSPFADNKNRVEVCRDFLKNMCNRESCRFLHPGTHTAAASANVEVCRDFKRGECNRPACRFLHPYTS from the exons ATGGCCTCCGCCGAAATCCCCAACTCCAGCCCTGATGCCACcaaccccgccgccgccgccgccaccgccaccgccactgCCACCGGCCCCGACATCTCCTCTTCGCCGCCACTCCCGCCGCGGAAGCGCCGCCTTTCGCCTTCCTCATCTCCCACGCGCTCCGCGTCACGCTCTCGGTCGCCCCGCTCCCGCTCCCCGCGCGGCCGCCGCTCCCGCTCCCGCagccggagccggagccggagccgcagccgcagcccgcAGTACCCGCCCGACGGCAAGCGGCAGCGGCACAACGACCTTACCGTGGAGGCGTGCCGCGACTTCCTGCGCGATAGGTGCACCCGCTCCGACCTCGAGTGCAGATACGCGCACCCTCACAACTCAGCTTCCGTCGACCG GGACAACAAGGTGACGGCGTGCGCGGATTCTCTTAGGAACAATTGCTTCCGGGGGATGACATGCCGTTACTACCACCCCCCTCCACAAATCCAGGA GCAATTGCTGAGATCAATTGGTATGGAAGATCCAAATGTGAAGACG ATCTGCAGAGATTTTACACGTGGGAAGTGTTCAAGGTCAGCAAATGAGTGCCGATTCTTGCACCATTCATCTGTTGAAGATGCTGCAATT GTTTGCCAAGATTTTTTGCGTGGACAATGCAATCGCATAGCATGTAGGTACTCTCAtgtagtagcacatccggtgccaCCAATGAGCCATGTTCCTATGCCATACCCTGAGATG CTTTacatgccaccaccaccaccaccacctcttGGAGTACCAATGATGGGGCCTCCGCCTTCACCATTTGCTG ATAATAAGAACAGGGTTGAAGTTTGTAGGGACTTCTTGAAGAACATGTGCAATAGAGAATCCTGCCGGTTTTTACACCCTGGGACACATACA